A section of the Castanea sativa cultivar Marrone di Chiusa Pesio chromosome 12, ASM4071231v1 genome encodes:
- the LOC142620525 gene encoding uncharacterized protein LOC142620525: MELYNIEHYKSSLYRPQANGAIEATNKNVKNILAKMVVTYKDCTEKLRFVLWVYRTSIRASTRATPYYLVYGSEAVLPIEVEIQSLRALVETKVLEEDWAKAVMNNWL; the protein is encoded by the coding sequence ATGGAATTGTACAACATTGAGCATTACAAGTCTTCATTGTATCGACCACAAGCTAACGGGGCCATAGAAGCAACTAACAAGAATGTGAAGAATATTCTAGCCAAGATGGTAGTGACGTACAAAGATTGCACCGAGAAGCTTCGATTTGTTTTATGGGTTTATAGAACTTCTATTCGTGCGTCGACTAGGGCAACACCTTACTATTTGGTTTATGGTAGTGAGGCGGTGCTTCCTATTGAGGTGGAGATACAATCTTTGAGAGCATTGGTAGAAACCAAGGTCCTAGAAGAGGATTGGGCTAAGGCAGTTATGAACAATTGGCTTTGA